Within Diospyros lotus cultivar Yz01 chromosome 15, ASM1463336v1, whole genome shotgun sequence, the genomic segment AACGCACCAGGTGCACGTTAGCATGAACTCTTATGCCGATCAAATCGCCGAGTAATtgaatactctctctctctctctccctctctcgtcCACTGATCTGAGAACTGAGCAAGCTGACTACCAATGgctactttttttttaacatcacgCTCTCTCTCTTATATGTACTctcccaccccccccccccgcccccctctcattatatatatatatagggaaaCATGTGTCCTTGTATCTGCAAAATGGCAGAAACCAAATACCCCATAGCCTATCTTTAAACACTGTATGGTGCAGTCTCTTTCAGGGCTtagaaaaagcaaaagaagtgaagaggagaaagaagagaaaaagttaATAGATATAaaggattttattttattttattttttatatgggcgattctttttttttttaatgggtGATTCTTGATCTTTGTTTTGTTTGCTTTTTCTTAACCTTCCCTACTAGATGATGAGATAATGATGTACCCAACTTCAACAACATATATGCTTAGCACCAagctggagagagagagaggctccTCTTTTTATCCCACATTCTGATCATTGATTCCAGTTGGGTTGCAGTGTAACCAACTGGTTTcatccaatttcttttcatgatGAGCTTTCTTTCAAGAAAGTCTTGATCTCGGTTCAACTTTCGGCCCTTCAGAGCTTTGTGAGCTTGATAGAGGAAAAGAGGACCTTCTTTTTCCTCTGTCCTGCTAATGATTCCATCACAGATTGCCGGAATAGCAACTGGGTATGAGCTACTTTGCTTCTTGGAGTGATTTCCTTTCATTTGTGCCTTCCAAAACAGGAGGGTTTTGATGGGTTTCTTCCGTGCTTGCCAGACTGAGGAAAAAGGTACATGGCAATGAATCAGTATGAGGACAAAGAAATTGAAGAGAAGAGGGCTCTCTGTGTGTATCACTTGATGATTAGTTGAAGCTTATTTTGGTGAGGAGTCAATTGGGTTTCTTTCAACTTCTCATCTTACTTGGTTCAATCTTTGGTTGGTCTTCTGACCTGGGTTCTTGAGATACCAACTGGCCTTGCAAACTATTTGACCATCTCGTTCAATCTAGGTTTGATTTTTCAGAATCTTGAAAGCCAGACTTGCTGAGACAACAGCTAGATTTATGCAGTTCTAGATTATGATTGAATCTCTATAGTGGGTCTTTCTCTTGTCCCCATTTAATGACCTTTTCTGCTCTCTCTGGGGTTTTTCTCAACCTTTCTAGGCCATTCTTGAGGATTTATAGGTGGCTTCTAGGTAAGATGTCTTTGAATTCGAAGCTTTCTGTCTGCAATGGGAAGTTATCTACCAATTCCAAgctcaagaagggaaaggatCCCTTACATGGATCTAGTTGTATCTGGAGGTGGAGGCGGCAGCTTCTGTTTCTGAGCTTTCTGGGCTTTGTCATTGGGTTGGTTTTTTACTTTTCTGGTTTGGCCGATGGGGCGTCAAGGACTAAGGAGCAGACTCTAGCCAAGTGCGAAGACAAAGCTAGGATTTTGCAAGAACAGTTCAATGTCAGCAACGATCAACTTCATGTTTTGGCTTCTTTATTTTCTGAATCAGATCAGGTGCTGTTTTGTATCTCTTATACTTTGTGTCTTTAATGTCttaattttgcatctcaaatAGCCCTTGCCCTTTCGGTTTCTTATTTTAGTTGGTGGATTTATAACCTCAATTAGCTCCTCAAGAACTGTTTTTGAAACTCGAGCGACCGAGAAAATAGTACAGAACAGATCAGGAGTGAGGTGCTCCTCGCCACATCTTTAAGTAAACAACGGTCTTTGGACTTGTACTGATTTGAATTTGAGTGACTAAAAtgcaaaatgaattttaaagagGGATACTGCAAATAGGTATACAATAAAGTATAAATTGATGCGCGTCTCTTGTTCTGAATTTGTATAATTCAGGGTATAAACTTTCCCAAGGAAATGAGTCTTTTCCTTTGTGGCAGACTACAAATAAGAATAGGACAAAAAGATAAAGGTGCTAACGCAGCAAAATGTCAAGTGAATTTGATCATggtttattgtttttgttttatttatccTTCATTTGGCCATGTTAAATACGTGAATGAAACATAggtgaaatttgaaaattcccCCACCTAGATATAAAATGACGTTGTGTCCTTTATggcattcaatttttttatttttttatttttttggttggtTGAACTTTACATGACTATCCCTCATCACATATCCAAATACACTCTCTTTTTGGGAAAATAAGGGAAGGGATTTGTCATTACTTGGTAACTTGATCAACATATTTAGATAGATGGTGTGAAAAGTTTTAAGCGAGGACAGGTAGATGTGCCAACGTTCTAGCAGGACCGAAAAACTGGAAATGGTGGTCTAGAGCTCATAATTTTTCATCCAGCTTCCAGGCATATGCTACTTCCAAATAGCTCAATCCTGCTATGAAATTCCAAATGATATCTGTTTAACAGGTCAATAACATATTCATCCCTTATTTGTTATAATCAACAGGGAGTTGCATTTTGATGAAAGATATGAGTATTGAAGTGAAAATGGCATAAGTTATTAACATTGATTTCAATTTGTTACGTACctagcccaaaaaaaaaaaaagagagagagagagatatcagttgttatttttttccttttcatcttTTGAGAATTTGGCCACTGGATATCCCTGAATTCTTACTGTAAGGTGGATTGTTATGGCAATTGGGTTGGGAGGACACATGCCTGAGACCATGGTGAAACAGTCCGCAGCCCTTCATCTCATGCACTTAAAAAAAGACATTTCTCCTTGTCATGCCTGTGGTACTGCACTATTCTAAGGGCCTGTTGTGAAACAGAATCTCTCTTACCCGGACTTTGAAATGAAGGTGATCCTCTGATCAATCATTTCAGCACACTATTTTTCAATGCTTTCAGACTTGGGTTGAATCCCCTCGTTCCCATCTCTGCTAATGCAATACTTTTTGAGAAAAGAGTGTAATGGTGTCAATATCATTTGTCACCACCTGCCAGCTTGAAACAAGCATAGGAAATGAAGGGGCTATGTCTTACCACATTCAGTGTGTGTCGTATTCTGAGGGAAGGAACTCTAAATTTCCATGTGAAACAGATTATATCCTTTTGGATTGCCCTCTGTATTGAAGACAGGGCTTGTGGAATTAGTGAAAGAGAATCAATTTCCAGACACTGTAATATAAAGCATAAAAATTTGCaattattagaaaattaaaGATGACACACCAGAACTTcttgcatctttttttttttttttttaaatacttaatttttagtTTGTGACTTGCAGATAACATCTCATAGATGTACCAAAATTTTAGGGCATGAAATGTTGCCAAGTAATGTAGCCTGTGCTCTGAAGGTGCTGTGTACAGAGAAGCAGGGGCCTGGAAACCAGTATGGCATGGTTGCAGAAAATGTAGAACTTCAGGACCAATGCCCTGTGCCAGATGGGAATATACCCAACAAATTTGCTCTGTCATGTTCTTATTCTTTGTCTTCATCAGTTTCATCCATTGGTCAGAACTGTAAAGAGGTAGTAGAGCTGTGTCTTGCTAAAACTACAATAtgtttgtctttttcttctgttTGATGTCTgggttttattttggttttgttttgctttttcCCTTCAAACTTTAATGTTCCAAATACATTGTTATGCTGcttctttcctctttccttgGCTTTTCATGCCGAGCTCTTCAATCTCACCTTATACCTCTCTTGACTTTGCTACCGCTATTGATTGATATATAGATCTCTCCATGTGTTGATTGGCCTCTAGAAGCTTTGCATAAGCTTTCTAATTGCCTTTTTTTACTTTAGAATGATCTATTCTTTCCAATGCCTTCATCCTTGTTGGCAATGCACACTACTAGGTGAATAAGCAACAACCTTGCTCCATTATATTCTATAAATGGAATAATTTGTTAAATCTACAAAGCTTCATAGGGGCATCCTCCTCCCCCTTTTGCCAATGCCACTAATTCCACAAGGAGCAGCAAGTCAAACATGTATAAATGTAGCCATGCAAGgcacattttttcataaattttctcAGGAGTTCTTTTGAATGAAATACATAGGTTGCTAAAGTGTAGGTTAAGGCTATGGAGTTCCTATAGATTGTTTATTCTTAGGCACTTTGTGGAGTTCTATCAGTTCAGTTGGGACTGCTAAAAATTTTCTGATACAAGCATTGAGTTTTAAAACCTGAGATCAGATATTCTTATAGAATTGGAAGCACGTTAGCTGAAGGTGGGGTGGGCCTTGGCgcaatggtaaggttgcttCATTGTGACTTGGAGGTCACAGGTTCAATTCCGGAAATTTGCCAAGCAAGGGTAAGGCTGTGCACAATTAACCTTCCCCAGGGCCCACTTTTCAGGAGCCTTGTGCACTGGGTTCACCTTTGTTGGAAGCACGTCAATTTTTTGATACTTCAAATGATATATCTTGATGTGTGGCAGATGACATAAAGGTGGAAAGTCAGAATTAAGCATGAGGGAAGAATTCTCATCTGAATATAATTTATTGGCTTTAATTACAAAGTTGCATACTACTTGAGTTCCAAATATGCATCTCTCAACTGAAACAAAACAATATCGCTTGTTCTGTTGATTCATGAGCTTTGTAGTAAGCAATTAGAATTTCTTGATACCCAAAATAATCCCTGGTGGGTTTATCTTGAGAGTGGCTATACCATGCTGACTTTGTCTATCACGTATTCTTCCACCACTTGTGCCAACACATTTTGCTTGTTGACTCTTCAGTAGAAAGTGGGAGAATTGTAAAAAGGCAAAATTGCATCTATAAATTGCTAATTTATCTCTTGAATGTCTGGGTTTGACTTTGATCAGGATGTACCGAAGACAAGAGTTCATGGGGATAGAGCAAGGGAGCCATGTGAAAGTTTTTATTTGAGTGTGGTGAAGGCATGTTGGTGGGCCTTTGTTGGAGTGGTGCTTAGCTGCTTGCTGCATTGTTTAAATGGAAAATTGCATGGAAACCgaaaagagaaattgaaggGGCATCAGCCCCTCACTCAGCAACAGCAACTGCAGGAGCAGAAGcagcaacagcaacagcaaAACCAGAGTTCTTCAAGAGGTGCTGGGAAGTGGAGGAAGAAACTCCTTTTTATATTCGTCTTCACTGGGGTGACTGGGTCCATTTGGCTATTTTGGCACTTAAATAATGATATTGTTTTCCGAAGGAAAGAAACACTTGCTAATATGTGTGATGAGAGAGCACGTATGCTGCAGGATCAGTTTAATGTGAGCATGAATCATGTTCATGCCTTAGCTATCCTTGTCTCCACATTTCACCATGGGAAACAACCTTCTGCTATTGATCAGGTAATATTCTCTTCACTGCCTATCTCCTTTTCACTTGCACACAAGAGTTTGTAAacataaaacaattttttatttaagtaatgATATATCTTGGGGAATATTATATGCTGGACcagatttttttgtttttctcttttgacGTTGGTTTTATCCTGATAAGTCCTCTTTCAATCTGAAGAAAACATTTGAAGAATACACTGAGAGAACAGCATTTGAGAGGCCACTTACCAGTGGAGTTGCCTATGCCTTGAGAGTTCTACACTCAGAAAGGGAACTATTTGAGAAACAGCAAGGCTGGAccataaagaaaatggaaactGAGGATCAAACTCTAGTCCAGGACTGTATCCCTGAAAATTTGGATCCTTCACCCTATCAAGATGAATATGCCCCGGTTATTTTTTCTCAGAAAACTGTCTCCCATATTGTGTCTATTGATATGATGTCTGGAAAGGTAAGCTTTCATAATCATTTCTATTCTATTCGAGATAAGTATAATCTTGTTAGCCTATTAATTCTGTCATCAAATTTCATTCTGATTGGACAATGAAATTTATTGTACCTCTGGCAAATCTGTCCATAAACTGGTGTTACagtctttaattttgttaatgcCAGTCCTACATGGCTCTAAGCTGGGTGAAAGGAGCGGGGCAGGGCATTGAGGGTGTGAGATTCATATGCCGGTGAAGCCCATCATGTTGTGTACTTAACGAGGCATAAAACTGCAATGAACTGAATTGGCCTAAGACAATTTGTGAACCAAATACCGAACATGGTTCCTGATTACAACCAGATAATCtttaatctctctttttttttttgtgttgggagaagaatatatttatagatttatagCTGCCAAGAAGCACAAGCCAGAAAAGACAATATGTGCCCCGACCACACCTTTGTAACTCCAAATACCAGGATTTGTTACAGTCCCTCTGGTGACACTCCAACTGCCCCATGAATTGCTTGAAGATTTGTCCTAGAAATAAGCGGAATCTTTGTCTGTTTGACCACTTTGGATTGTAGTTCGACCTCCAGATGCCTCTGCTACAGCTTTAAATATAACTTTGCTCATCTCATGTACCAATAATCATTTGGGGTAAACCTTTGTCATTGTGGCCTCTGCAAATCTATACCCTCCAAAAAACACACATGTCTGCAAATTTATATTGAGAATTATTTGCTTTTCATGAGGCTGGGACTCTATTATGAAAAACATCTCAATCTGTTCTCAATGTATACAGGAAGATCGTGAGAACATCTTGCGAGCAAGGGCGTCTGGAAAGGGAGTTCTAACTTCTCCTTTTAAATTACTGAAATCTAATCACCTTGGTGTTGTACTAACTTTTGCTGTATACAACACTGACCTTCCTCGGGATGCTAAACCAGAGCAACGCATTAATGCTACTGTGGGGTAAAGAATCTCCACTAAGTATTCTGATTTCTGGTGTACTAATCAATTCAATACTCCATAGTTTTGGATTGGTTGATTTATTGCCTAATTTATGTCTTGTGTCTGATAAGGTATCTAGGTGCATCATATGATGTCCCATCACTGGTAGAGAAGCTCCTGCAGCAGCTTGCTAGTAAACAGACCATTGTTGTGAATGTTTAtgacacaacaaataaaactgcACCCATCAATATGTATGGAACTGATATTATTGATACGGGTCTGCTGCATGTTAGTGGCCTTGATTTTGGCGATCCAACTCGGAAACATGAGATGCATTGCAGGTCAGCCACCACTTAtgattaattgtatatattacTAAGAATTTGGTTTACAGATGTTCAGAATTCAATTTGTATTTTGACTTCAGATTCAAGCACAAGCCACCTCCCCCTTGGACTGCAATAACAGCATCAGTTGGGGTACTTGTTATCACTTTGCTTCTGGGTCATATCTTTCATGCAGCCATAAACCAAATTGCAAAAGTGGAGCGTGATTTTTGGAAAGTGATGGAGCTTAAACACCGTGCTGAAGCTGCAGATATTGCAAAATCTCAGGTATACAGCCACCTTCCCGccaagggaaaaagaaagataatctcaggttcatttatttattgtagGAAAAGGTTAGACAGTTCACAGTTCAGACTGCCATCTTAAATATCTAAAAGTTATGCTTTGAGTGCTCATTTTTCTTAGTTCTTTAAATTTGCAGTCTGCCTCATTTCCTTCTCACCTTTCATCATCAATGGTTCACCAAACATGCGATATTCTTTCAATATCCTAACCATGGTTCTATTTGCCTCTTGTAGTTTCTTGCAACAGTTTCCCATGAAATCAGGACTCCAATGAATGGCGTTTTAGGTGATTAAAATGTCTTTGGGATATGCagctttatttttatgtatcaGGACGAACCATTTTACTGAATGCTGGCTCAAATTTGAATACAGGAATGCTGCAAATGCTAATGGACACGGATCTTGATGCAAACCAAATGGACTATGCCCAGACTGCTCATGCTAGTGGGAAAGATCTAATATCATTGATTAATGAGCTTCTTGATCAAGCTAAAATAGAATCGGGCAGGCTTGAGCTGGAGGCTGTATTTTTTGATCTGCGTGCTGTTCTTGATAATGTATTGTCACTTTTCTCAGGCAAATCTCGTGAAAAAGGGATTGAGGTAAAAACTATGATTTCCTTCTTCACTTGATGGATGCATATATTTTGCAGGCTAGTTGACATTAGTATTACTGGAACTTGATATCATTGTCTGTATTAACTTTGTTGTTTGTGTTCTTCCTTGTGAGAGCAGCTGGCTGTTTACGTATCTGATCAGGTTCCTGAATCTGTTGTTGGAGATCCTGGAAGATTCCGGCAGATAATTACTAATCTAGTGGGCAATTCAGTTAAGGTTGGTGGTGTTCCAATATTTGTAAACTCATCTCTTTTAGGGAATGTGATTGCATGAAAAATCCTCTTCTCTCCATTGCTAAGTTGATTAATTTCATCACACACTAGAAAGGCATAAGTAGTACTCCACTTAGTTCATCTGTCATTAGTAAGATTGATCTGAGGTACTGAGATTGATACTTCCTGGTGTTCAATATGAACTCTCTTTATTCCTATTTGGTTTTACTGAATTTACATTACATTTCACTTCTAGTGCCACTTATCTTTAAAATCTATTGCTTGTAAAGCTCCTTCCAAAAGTTCTAATTTAGCACTCATGCCTTTATCTTTTTCATCCAACAAAATAATATTGGCAGAAGTAATATCATCAACAATATGGCTTGAGAATGGGTTGAAGTTGTACCCTTGACATGTTGATGCCATATGTAGATGGTAATTTCCTAATGATAATGGATGATCATATGTATATGGTCTAACTACCGAGTCGATAAAACATAGGAATAATCGACTGGACACATACATTGGCCATTTGGAACTGCACATGTAGGGTTTTGGACAGCGTGGCTACACCAGAGACCACCTTGACCAGGctaatgcatgtttatattgttagaaaaatttgtttgttggtggcatatttttgttttcactAATTTATTACTTTGTTTTTTGCAGTTCACTCAGGATAAAGGGCATATATTTGTCTCAGTACATCTGGCAGATGAAGTAAGATTCCCACTTGATGTTAGGGATGAAGT encodes:
- the LOC127791826 gene encoding histidine kinase 2 isoform X2, which encodes MTFSALSGVFLNLSRPFLRIYRWLLGKMSLNSKLSVCNGKLSTNSKLKKGKDPLHGSSCIWRWRRQLLFLSFLGFVIGLVFYFSGLADGASRTKEQTLAKCEDKARILQEQFNVSNDQLHVLASLFSESDQITSHRCTKILGHEMLPSNVACALKVLCTEKQGPGNQYGMVAENVELQDQCPVPDGNIPNKFALSCSYSLSSSVSSIGQNCKEDVPKTRVHGDRAREPCESFYLSVVKACWWAFVGVVLSCLLHCLNGKLHGNRKEKLKGHQPLTQQQQLQEQKQQQQQQNQSSSRGAGKWRKKLLFIFVFTGVTGSIWLFWHLNNDIVFRRKETLANMCDERARMLQDQFNVSMNHVHALAILVSTFHHGKQPSAIDQKTFEEYTERTAFERPLTSGVAYALRVLHSERELFEKQQGWTIKKMETEDQTLVQDCIPENLDPSPYQDEYAPVIFSQKTVSHIVSIDMMSGKEDRENILRARASGKGVLTSPFKLLKSNHLGVVLTFAVYNTDLPRDAKPEQRINATVGYLGASYDVPSLVEKLLQQLASKQTIVVNVYDTTNKTAPINMYGTDIIDTGLLHVSGLDFGDPTRKHEMHCRFKHKPPPPWTAITASVGVLVITLLLGHIFHAAINQIAKVERDFWKVMELKHRAEAADIAKSQFLATVSHEIRTPMNGVLGMLQMLMDTDLDANQMDYAQTAHASGKDLISLINELLDQAKIESGRLELEAVFFDLRAVLDNVLSLFSGKSREKGIELAVYVSDQVPESVVGDPGRFRQIITNLVGNSVKFTQDKGHIFVSVHLADEVRFPLDVRDEVLKQSLTLVQDWSKNSYNTLSGFPVVDRWKSWENFKEFSGKDLLGESGKIKLLVTVEDTGVGIPLEAQDRIFTPFMQADSSTSRNYGGTGIGLSISKPLVDLMGGEIGFVSEPGMGSTFSFTAAFSKAEMSYLDVKWPHCDPAVSELQGLMALVVDDKSIRAEVTRYHLQRLGISTDIALSLDSACAYLSSSSSVSSHFAMVVVDKDVWEMDTTLQFHHLLKELRPNDRTKIPYSSPKQVLGVDRKRQPNRRKPSTIGNFLKNKRILVVDDNIVNRRVAEGALRKYGAIVTCVDSGKAALGMLKPPHNFDACFMDLQMPEMDGFQATKQIRCLESLFNERIESGEASTEMFADVTHWHTPILAMTADVIRASNEECLKCGMDDYVSKPFEEEQLYEAVAKFFESG
- the LOC127791826 gene encoding histidine kinase 2 isoform X3; this encodes MTFSALSGVFLNLSRPFLRIYRWLLGKMSLNSKLSVCNGKLSTNSKLKKGKDPLHGSSCIWRWRRQLLFLSFLGFVIGLVFYFSGLADGASRTKEQTLAKCEDKARILQEQFNVSNDQLHVLASLFSESDQDVPKTRVHGDRAREPCESFYLSVVKACWWAFVGVVLSCLLHCLNGKLHGNRKEKLKGHQPLTQQQQLQEQKQQQQQQNQSSSRGAGKWRKKLLFIFVFTGVTGSIWLFWHLNNDIVFRRKETLANMCDERARMLQDQFNVSMNHVHALAILVSTFHHGKQPSAIDQKTFEEYTERTAFERPLTSGVAYALRVLHSERELFEKQQGWTIKKMETEDQTLVQDCIPENLDPSPYQDEYAPVIFSQKTVSHIVSIDMMSGKEDRENILRARASGKGVLTSPFKLLKSNHLGVVLTFAVYNTDLPRDAKPEQRINATVGYLGASYDVPSLVEKLLQQLASKQTIVVNVYDTTNKTAPINMYGTDIIDTGLLHVSGLDFGDPTRKHEMHCRFKHKPPPPWTAITASVGVLVITLLLGHIFHAAINQIAKVERDFWKVMELKHRAEAADIAKSQFLATVSHEIRTPMNGVLGMLQMLMDTDLDANQMDYAQTAHASGKDLISLINELLDQAKIESGRLELEAVFFDLRAVLDNVLSLFSGKSREKGIELAVYVSDQVPESVVGDPGRFRQIITNLVGNSVKFTQDKGHIFVSVHLADEVRFPLDVRDEVLKQSLTLVQDWSKNSYNTLSGFPVVDRWKSWENFKEFSGKDLLGESGKIKLLVTVEDTGVGIPLEAQDRIFTPFMQADSSTSRNYGGTGIGLSISKPLVDLMGGEIGFVSEPGMGSTFSFTAAFSKAEMSYLDVKWPHCDPAVSELQGLMALVVDDKSIRAEVTRYHLQRLGISTDIALSLDSACAYLSSSSSVSSHFAMVVVDKDVWEMDTTLQFHHLLKELRPNDRTKIPYSSPKVFLLATTKSHMESSEPKSDDLVDRVLMKPLRLSGLISCFQQVLGVDRKRQPNRRKPSTIGNFLKNKRILVVDDNIVNRRVAEGALRKYGAIVTCVDSGKAALGMLKPPHNFDACFMDLQMPEMDGFQATKQIRCLESLFNERIESGEASTEMFADVTHWHTPILAMTADVIRASNEECLKCGMDDYVSKPFEEEQLYEAVAKFFESG
- the LOC127791826 gene encoding histidine kinase 2 isoform X1 — translated: MTFSALSGVFLNLSRPFLRIYRWLLGKMSLNSKLSVCNGKLSTNSKLKKGKDPLHGSSCIWRWRRQLLFLSFLGFVIGLVFYFSGLADGASRTKEQTLAKCEDKARILQEQFNVSNDQLHVLASLFSESDQITSHRCTKILGHEMLPSNVACALKVLCTEKQGPGNQYGMVAENVELQDQCPVPDGNIPNKFALSCSYSLSSSVSSIGQNCKEDVPKTRVHGDRAREPCESFYLSVVKACWWAFVGVVLSCLLHCLNGKLHGNRKEKLKGHQPLTQQQQLQEQKQQQQQQNQSSSRGAGKWRKKLLFIFVFTGVTGSIWLFWHLNNDIVFRRKETLANMCDERARMLQDQFNVSMNHVHALAILVSTFHHGKQPSAIDQKTFEEYTERTAFERPLTSGVAYALRVLHSERELFEKQQGWTIKKMETEDQTLVQDCIPENLDPSPYQDEYAPVIFSQKTVSHIVSIDMMSGKEDRENILRARASGKGVLTSPFKLLKSNHLGVVLTFAVYNTDLPRDAKPEQRINATVGYLGASYDVPSLVEKLLQQLASKQTIVVNVYDTTNKTAPINMYGTDIIDTGLLHVSGLDFGDPTRKHEMHCRFKHKPPPPWTAITASVGVLVITLLLGHIFHAAINQIAKVERDFWKVMELKHRAEAADIAKSQFLATVSHEIRTPMNGVLGMLQMLMDTDLDANQMDYAQTAHASGKDLISLINELLDQAKIESGRLELEAVFFDLRAVLDNVLSLFSGKSREKGIELAVYVSDQVPESVVGDPGRFRQIITNLVGNSVKFTQDKGHIFVSVHLADEVRFPLDVRDEVLKQSLTLVQDWSKNSYNTLSGFPVVDRWKSWENFKEFSGKDLLGESGKIKLLVTVEDTGVGIPLEAQDRIFTPFMQADSSTSRNYGGTGIGLSISKPLVDLMGGEIGFVSEPGMGSTFSFTAAFSKAEMSYLDVKWPHCDPAVSELQGLMALVVDDKSIRAEVTRYHLQRLGISTDIALSLDSACAYLSSSSSVSSHFAMVVVDKDVWEMDTTLQFHHLLKELRPNDRTKIPYSSPKVFLLATTKSHMESSEPKSDDLVDRVLMKPLRLSGLISCFQQVLGVDRKRQPNRRKPSTIGNFLKNKRILVVDDNIVNRRVAEGALRKYGAIVTCVDSGKAALGMLKPPHNFDACFMDLQMPEMDGFQATKQIRCLESLFNERIESGEASTEMFADVTHWHTPILAMTADVIRASNEECLKCGMDDYVSKPFEEEQLYEAVAKFFESG